A single Zonotrichia albicollis isolate bZonAlb1 chromosome 28, bZonAlb1.hap1, whole genome shotgun sequence DNA region contains:
- the PIK3C2B gene encoding phosphatidylinositol 4-phosphate 3-kinase C2 domain-containing subunit beta isoform X2 → MSTSRRRGPGEQWPALESVGLSRKELALAEALQMEYDALSRLRQDKEESRARKEQLQERSLISWDDPADRSAIKAARGLSGSDPALSHAVPNVPEGPQVPPGPSTPRMEPQPWKGPLSGDYLLIFEGSQRDFLGEPLNGSEPHEGGGSPKKLSPPPLPPRHPLWGCPESSQRSPLSPKSQAQPRDINMFSVAQDKLVGRRISQEDPYGVDAITCLNLKSTYESEALREGSRGWKEGRSILEKESSGKPVARSKTMPPQVPPRTYGARAGGRKNLAANRNRRISVEPVAPRPHSLANGYELFEVSEERDEEVAAFCHMLDVLRSSCGSRGCSGSGLVWNAVNVSPEQPGHGVSLKVTVLSDSLREPLTFTCDCSSTVDLLIYQALCYTHDELHAVDVEDFLLKICGLEEFLQNKHALGSHEHIQHCRKFDIDIRLQLVRRKGVRSDLARTASDDQSPSTLNHHIHLQERPIKQTISRQALSLLFDTFHNEVDAFLAAEGDVPLKAERVIQSVMAICNALAAVESQEITAALNQMPPCPSRMQPKIQKDPSVLAKRENREKIVESLTAAILNLVELYCSTFNADFQTAAPGSRELGVAQEARLLTCPLAFTVYATHRIPITWAARICFPVQVNRLPRETLLSVTLFAVPVPPPGGSCDTNKQRRVPEALGWVTTPLFNFRQVLTCGRKLLGLWPATQDNSRARSSAPNFNQPDSVILQIDFPTSAFEVKFTSPPAAEPGPSYDFGSLGEEDQRQLREAMQKKSLYWLTDADRQRLWEKRCHCHASPGALPMLLASAPGWDWGCLPDIYALLSQWSSMSHQDALGLLHATFPDQEVRRTAVQWIDSISDTELLDYLPQLVQALKYECYLDSPLVRFLMKRAICDLKITHYFFWLLKDGLKDSQFSIRYQYLLAALLCCCGKGLREEFDRQCLLVSTLARLAQQVRDAAPSARQAILREGLEDVAQFFKAHGSCRLPLSPSLLVKGIVPRDCSYFNSNAVPLKLSFQNVDPLGENIRVIFKCGDDLRQDMLTLQMIRIMNKIWVQEGLDMRMVIFRCFSTGRGRGMVEMIPNAETLRKIQVEHGVTGSFKDRPLADWLQKHNPEEDEYEKAVENFIYSCAGCCVATYVLGICDRHNDNIMLKTTGHMFHIDFGRFLGHAQMFGNIKRDRAPFVFTSDMAYVINGGDKPSSRFHDFVDLCCQAYNLIRKHTHLFLNLLGLMLSCGIPELSDLEDLKYVYDALRPQDSDADATTYFTRLIESSLGSVATKLNFFIHNLAQMKFTGSEARPTLSFAPRTHTLKTSGRIRDVFLCRHERVFNPSKGYTYVVKVQRDGPGDVTFVQRTFEEFQELHNKLRLLFPSSLLPSFPSRFVIGRSRGEAVAERRKEELNGYIWHLIHAAPEVAECDLIYTFFHPLPRDEKAAGTNPTPKPADATWARSLGKVGGEVKLSISYKNNKLFIMVMHIRGLPPLQDGNDPDPYVKTYLLPDPQKTTKRKTKVARKTCNPTYNEMLVYDGIPRGDLEQRELRLSVLSEEGFWENILLGEVGIRLRDLDLAQEKMGWFALGSRGHGTL, encoded by the exons GCAGATGGAGTACGACGCCCTATCCCGCCTCCGCCAGGACAAGGAGGAGAGCCGGGccaggaaggagcagctccaggagcgctccctcatctcctgggacgaCCCCGCCGACAGGAGCGCCATCAAAGCCGCGCGGGGGCTCTCCGGCTCCGACCCCGCGCTCAGCCACGccgtccccaatgtccccgagggtccccaagtgccacccgGGCCCAGCACGCCCCGCatggagccccagccctggaagggCCCGCTGAGCGGGGATTACCTGCTCATCTTCGAGGGTTCCCAGCGGGATTTCCTCGGGGAGCCCCTCAACGGCTCCGAGCCCCACGAGGGTGGTGGATCTCCCAAAAAGCTCTCGCCGCCCCCTCTGCCCCCACGGCACCCGCTGTGGGGCTGTCCCGAGAGCAGCCAGCGctccccactgtcccccaagagccaggcccagcccagggacatcAACATGTTCTCGGTGGCCCAGGACAAGCTTGTGGGGCGCCGCATCTCGCAGGAGGATCCCTACGGCGTGGACGCCATCACCTGCCTCAACCTCAAGTCCACCTACGAGTCCGAGGCGCTGCGGGAAGGCTCCCGGggatggaaggaaggcaggagcatcCTGGAGAAGGAATCCAGCGGGAAGCCGGTGGCACGGAGCAAGACCATGCCCCCACAGGTGCCCCCGCGCACCTACGGAGCCCGGGCGGGCGGGAGGAAGAACCTGGCGGCCAACAGGAACCGCAGGATCTCCGTGGAGCCG GTGGCTCCCCGGCCCCACTCCCTGGCCAATGGCTACGAGCTCTTCGAGGTGTCCGAGGAGCGGGACGAGGAGGTGGCGGCCTTCTGTCACATGCTGGATGT GCTGCGCTCCAGCTGcggctccaggggctgctcgGGCTCGGGGCTGGTGTGGAACGCGGTGAACGTGAGCCCCGAGCAGCCGGGCCACGGCGTCAGCCTGAAGGTGACGGTGCTGAGTGACAGCCTGAGGGAGCCGCTCACCTTCACCTGCGACT GCTCCTCCACCGTGGACCTGCTCATCTACCAGGCCCTGTGCTACACCCACGACGAGCTCCACGCCGTGGACGTCGAGGATTTCCTGCTCAAAATCTGCGGCCTCGAGGAGTTCCTGCAGAA caaacACGCGCTGGGCAGCCACGAGCACatccagcactgcaggaaaTTCGACATCGACATCCGGCTGCAGCTGGTCCGGAGGAAAGGCGTGCGCAGCGACCTGGCCCGCACG gccaGCGATGACCAGAGCCCGTCCACCCTCAACCACCACATCCACCTGCAGGAGCGCCCCATCAAACAGACCATCAGCAG gcAGGCCCTGAGTCTCCTCTTCGACACCTTCCACAACGAGGTGGACGCGTTCCTGGCAGCCGAG ggCGATGTCCCCCTGAAGGCCGAGCGGGTGATCCAGTCGGTCATGGCCATCTGCAACGCCCTGGCGGCCGTGGAGTCCCAGGAGATCACGGCTGCCCTCAACCAGATGCCGCCCTGCCCGTCCCGAATGCAGCCCAAAATCCAGAAG GATCCAAGTGTTCTGGCCAAGAGGGAAAATCGAG AGAAGATCGTGGAGAGCCTCACGGCCGCCATCCTCAACCTGGTGGAGCTCTACTGCAGCACCTTCAACGCCGACTTCCAGACGGCCGCGCCCGGGAGCCGCGAGCTGGGCGTGGCGCAGGAGGCGCGGCTGCTCACCTGCCCGCTGGCCTTCACCGTGTACGCCACGCACCGCATCCCCATCACCTGGGCCGCCAG gATTTGCTTCCCGGTGCAGGTGAACCGGCTGCCCCGGGAGACGCTGCTCAGTGTCACCCTGTTCGCCGTGCCCGTGCCACCCCCGGGCGGCTCCTGTGACACCAACAAACAGCGGCGCGTCCCCGAGGCCCTGGGCTGGGTCACCACCCCCCTCTTCAACTTCAGGCA GGTCCTGACCTGCGGGAGGAAGCTCCTGGGCCTGTGGCCGGCCACCCAGGACAACTCCAGGGCCAGGTCCAGCGCCCCAAACTTCAACCAGCCCGACAGCGTCATCCTGCAG atCGATTTCCCCACCTCGGCCTTCGAGGTGAAGTTCACCAGCCCGCCCGCGGCCGAGCCCGGCCCCAGCTACGACTTCGGCAGCCTGGGGGAGGAGGATCAGCGCCAGCTGCGGGAGGCCatgcaaaaaaaatccctttattg gcTGACGGACGCGGACCGGCAGCGCCTGTGGGAGAAGCGCTGCCACTGCCACGCGTCCCCCGGCGCACTGCCCATGCTGCTGGCCAGTGCCCCCGGCTGGGACTGGGGCTGCCTGCCCGACATCTACGCCCTGCTCAGCCAGTGGAGCTCCATGAGCCACCAGGacgccctggggctgctgcacgCCAC GTTCCCCGACCAGGAGGTGAGGAGGACGGCCGTGCAGTGGATTGACTCCATCTCGGACACGGAGCTGCTGGATTACCTGCCCCAGCTGGTGCAG gcccTGAAGTACGAGTGCTACCTGGACAGCCCCCTGGTGCGCTTCCTCATGAAGAGGGCCATCTGTGACCTGAAGATCACACACTACTTCTtctg GCTGCTGAAGGACGGCCTCAAGGACTCGCAGTTCAGCATCCGGTACCAGTACCTGCTGGCAgcgctgctgtgctgctgcggGAAGGGGCTGCGCGAGGAGTTTGACCGGCAGTGCCTGTTGGTCAGCACgctggccaggctggcacagcaggtCCGGGACGCCGCCCCTTCCGCCCGCCAG GCCATCCTGCGCGAGGGCCTGGAGGACGTGGCTCAGTTCTTCAAGGCCCACGGCTCGTGCCGGCTCCcgctcagccccagcctgctGGTCAAGGGCATCGTGCCCCGG GACTGCTCCTACTTCAACTCCAACGCCGTCCCGCTGAAGCTCTCCTTCCAGAACGTCGATCCGCTCGGGGAGAACATCCGCGTCATCTTCAAG TGTGGCGATGACCTGCGGCAGGACATGCTGACGCTGCAGATGATCCGCATCATGAACAAGATCTgggtgcaggaggggctggacaTGCGCATGGTCATCTTCCGCTGCTTCTCCACCGGCCGTGGGCGAG GCATGGTGGAGATGATCCCCAACGCCGAGACCCTGCGGAAGATCCAGGTGGAGCACGGCGTGACCGGCTCCTTCAAGGACCGGCCGCTGGCGGACTGGCTGCAGAAACACAACCCCGAGGAGGATGAGTACGAGAAG GCCGTGGAAAACTTCATCTACTCCTGCGCCGGCTGCTGCGTGGCCACCTACGTGCTGGGCATCTGCGACAGGCACAACGACAACATCATGCTCAAGACCACGGGCCACATGTTCCACATCGATTTCGGACGGTTCCTGGGCCACGCCCAGATGTTCGGCAACATCAAGAG GGACCGTGCGCCGTTTGTCTTCACCTCGGACATGGCGTATGTCATCAACGGCGGGGACAAACCCTCCAGCCGCTTCCACGACTTCGTGGACCTGTGCTGCCAGGCCTACAACCTGATCCGCAAGCACACCCACCTCTTCCTCAACCTGCTGGGGCTG atGCTGTCCTGCGGCATCCCCGAGCTCTCCGACCTGGAGGACCTCAAGTACGTCTACGACGCGCTGAGGCCGCAGGACTCTGATGCTGATGCCACCACCTACTTCACCAG GTTGATCGAGTCCAGCCTGGGCAGCGTGGCCACCAAGCTCAACTTCTTCATCCACAACCTGGCGCAGATGAAGTTCACGGGCTCGGAGGCGCGGCCCACGCTGTCCTTCGCGCCGCGCACGCACACCCTCAAAACGTCCGGCCGCATCCGCGACGTCTTCCTGTGCCGCCATGAGAGGGTCTTCAACCCCAGCAAGGGCTAC aCCTACGTGGTGAAGGTGCAGAGGGACGGCCCCGGCGATGTCACCTTCGTGCAGCGCACCTTCGAGGAGTTCCAGGAGCTGCACAACAAGCTgcgcctcctcttcccctcctcGCTGCTGCCCAG CTTCCCCAGCAGGTTCGTCATCGGGCGCTCGCGGGGCGAGGCGGTGGCCGAGCGGCGCAAGGAGGAGCTCAACGGCTACATCTGGCACCTGATCCACGCCGCCCCCGAGGTGGCAGAG TGTGACCTCATCTACACCTTCTTccaccccctgccccgggaTGAGAAGGCGGCTGGAACCAACCCGACCCCAAAGCCGGCAG ACGCCACGTGGGCTCGATCCCTGGGCAAGGTCGGCGGCGAGGTGAAACTCTCCATCTCCTACAAGAACAACAAGCTCTTCATCATGGTGATGCACATCCGAGGGCTG CCACCCCTGCAGGACGGCAACGACCCCGACCCCTACGTCAAGACCTACCTGCTGCCcgacccccaaaaaaccaccaagagGAAAACCAAAGTGGCGCGAAAAACCTGCAACCCCACCTACAACGAGATG CTGGTGTACGACGGGATCCCCCGGGGGGACCTGGAGCAGCGGGAGCTGCGGCTGAGCGTGCTGAGCGAGGAAGGATTTTGGGAGAACAtcctgctgggggaggtggGCATTCGCCTCCGCGACCTGGACCTGGCCCAGGagaagatgggctggtttgCCCTGGGCTCCCGCGGCCACGGCACCCTCTGA
- the PIK3C2B gene encoding phosphatidylinositol 4-phosphate 3-kinase C2 domain-containing subunit beta isoform X1, which produces MSTSRRRGPGEQWPALESVGLSRKELALAEALQMEYDALSRLRQDKEESRARKEQLQERSLISWDDPADRSAIKAARGLSGSDPALSHAVPNVPEGPQVPPGPSTPRMEPQPWKGPLSGDYLLIFEGSQRDFLGEPLNGSEPHEGGGSPKKLSPPPLPPRHPLWGCPESSQRSPLSPKSQAQPRDINMFSVAQDKLVGRRISQEDPYGVDAITCLNLKSTYESEALREGSRGWKEGRSILEKESSGKPVARSKTMPPQVPPRTYGARAGGRKNLAANRNRRISVEPVAPRPHSLANGYELFEVSEERDEEVAAFCHMLDVLRSSCGSRGCSGSGLVWNAVNVSPEQPGHGVSLKVTVLSDSLREPLTFTCDCSSTVDLLIYQALCYTHDELHAVDVEDFLLKICGLEEFLQNKHALGSHEHIQHCRKFDIDIRLQLVRRKGVRSDLARTASDDQSPSTLNHHIHLQERPIKQTISRQALSLLFDTFHNEVDAFLAAEGDVPLKAERVIQSVMAICNALAAVESQEITAALNQMPPCPSRMQPKIQKDPSVLAKRENREKIVESLTAAILNLVELYCSTFNADFQTAAPGSRELGVAQEARLLTCPLAFTVYATHRIPITWAASYEDFYLSCSLSHGGKELCSPLLTRKAHVYKYLFHLIIWDQQICFPVQVNRLPRETLLSVTLFAVPVPPPGGSCDTNKQRRVPEALGWVTTPLFNFRQVLTCGRKLLGLWPATQDNSRARSSAPNFNQPDSVILQIDFPTSAFEVKFTSPPAAEPGPSYDFGSLGEEDQRQLREAMQKKSLYWLTDADRQRLWEKRCHCHASPGALPMLLASAPGWDWGCLPDIYALLSQWSSMSHQDALGLLHATFPDQEVRRTAVQWIDSISDTELLDYLPQLVQALKYECYLDSPLVRFLMKRAICDLKITHYFFWLLKDGLKDSQFSIRYQYLLAALLCCCGKGLREEFDRQCLLVSTLARLAQQVRDAAPSARQAILREGLEDVAQFFKAHGSCRLPLSPSLLVKGIVPRDCSYFNSNAVPLKLSFQNVDPLGENIRVIFKCGDDLRQDMLTLQMIRIMNKIWVQEGLDMRMVIFRCFSTGRGRGMVEMIPNAETLRKIQVEHGVTGSFKDRPLADWLQKHNPEEDEYEKAVENFIYSCAGCCVATYVLGICDRHNDNIMLKTTGHMFHIDFGRFLGHAQMFGNIKRDRAPFVFTSDMAYVINGGDKPSSRFHDFVDLCCQAYNLIRKHTHLFLNLLGLMLSCGIPELSDLEDLKYVYDALRPQDSDADATTYFTRLIESSLGSVATKLNFFIHNLAQMKFTGSEARPTLSFAPRTHTLKTSGRIRDVFLCRHERVFNPSKGYTYVVKVQRDGPGDVTFVQRTFEEFQELHNKLRLLFPSSLLPSFPSRFVIGRSRGEAVAERRKEELNGYIWHLIHAAPEVAECDLIYTFFHPLPRDEKAAGTNPTPKPADATWARSLGKVGGEVKLSISYKNNKLFIMVMHIRGLPPLQDGNDPDPYVKTYLLPDPQKTTKRKTKVARKTCNPTYNEMLVYDGIPRGDLEQRELRLSVLSEEGFWENILLGEVGIRLRDLDLAQEKMGWFALGSRGHGTL; this is translated from the exons GCAGATGGAGTACGACGCCCTATCCCGCCTCCGCCAGGACAAGGAGGAGAGCCGGGccaggaaggagcagctccaggagcgctccctcatctcctgggacgaCCCCGCCGACAGGAGCGCCATCAAAGCCGCGCGGGGGCTCTCCGGCTCCGACCCCGCGCTCAGCCACGccgtccccaatgtccccgagggtccccaagtgccacccgGGCCCAGCACGCCCCGCatggagccccagccctggaagggCCCGCTGAGCGGGGATTACCTGCTCATCTTCGAGGGTTCCCAGCGGGATTTCCTCGGGGAGCCCCTCAACGGCTCCGAGCCCCACGAGGGTGGTGGATCTCCCAAAAAGCTCTCGCCGCCCCCTCTGCCCCCACGGCACCCGCTGTGGGGCTGTCCCGAGAGCAGCCAGCGctccccactgtcccccaagagccaggcccagcccagggacatcAACATGTTCTCGGTGGCCCAGGACAAGCTTGTGGGGCGCCGCATCTCGCAGGAGGATCCCTACGGCGTGGACGCCATCACCTGCCTCAACCTCAAGTCCACCTACGAGTCCGAGGCGCTGCGGGAAGGCTCCCGGggatggaaggaaggcaggagcatcCTGGAGAAGGAATCCAGCGGGAAGCCGGTGGCACGGAGCAAGACCATGCCCCCACAGGTGCCCCCGCGCACCTACGGAGCCCGGGCGGGCGGGAGGAAGAACCTGGCGGCCAACAGGAACCGCAGGATCTCCGTGGAGCCG GTGGCTCCCCGGCCCCACTCCCTGGCCAATGGCTACGAGCTCTTCGAGGTGTCCGAGGAGCGGGACGAGGAGGTGGCGGCCTTCTGTCACATGCTGGATGT GCTGCGCTCCAGCTGcggctccaggggctgctcgGGCTCGGGGCTGGTGTGGAACGCGGTGAACGTGAGCCCCGAGCAGCCGGGCCACGGCGTCAGCCTGAAGGTGACGGTGCTGAGTGACAGCCTGAGGGAGCCGCTCACCTTCACCTGCGACT GCTCCTCCACCGTGGACCTGCTCATCTACCAGGCCCTGTGCTACACCCACGACGAGCTCCACGCCGTGGACGTCGAGGATTTCCTGCTCAAAATCTGCGGCCTCGAGGAGTTCCTGCAGAA caaacACGCGCTGGGCAGCCACGAGCACatccagcactgcaggaaaTTCGACATCGACATCCGGCTGCAGCTGGTCCGGAGGAAAGGCGTGCGCAGCGACCTGGCCCGCACG gccaGCGATGACCAGAGCCCGTCCACCCTCAACCACCACATCCACCTGCAGGAGCGCCCCATCAAACAGACCATCAGCAG gcAGGCCCTGAGTCTCCTCTTCGACACCTTCCACAACGAGGTGGACGCGTTCCTGGCAGCCGAG ggCGATGTCCCCCTGAAGGCCGAGCGGGTGATCCAGTCGGTCATGGCCATCTGCAACGCCCTGGCGGCCGTGGAGTCCCAGGAGATCACGGCTGCCCTCAACCAGATGCCGCCCTGCCCGTCCCGAATGCAGCCCAAAATCCAGAAG GATCCAAGTGTTCTGGCCAAGAGGGAAAATCGAG AGAAGATCGTGGAGAGCCTCACGGCCGCCATCCTCAACCTGGTGGAGCTCTACTGCAGCACCTTCAACGCCGACTTCCAGACGGCCGCGCCCGGGAGCCGCGAGCTGGGCGTGGCGCAGGAGGCGCGGCTGCTCACCTGCCCGCTGGCCTTCACCGTGTACGCCACGCACCGCATCCCCATCACCTGGGCCGCCAG TTACGAAGATTTCTACCTCTCGTGCTCCCTCAGCCACGGCgggaaggagctgtgcagcCCCCTGCTCACCAGGAAGGCCCACGTCTACAAATACCTCTTCCACCTCATCATTTGGGACCAGCA gATTTGCTTCCCGGTGCAGGTGAACCGGCTGCCCCGGGAGACGCTGCTCAGTGTCACCCTGTTCGCCGTGCCCGTGCCACCCCCGGGCGGCTCCTGTGACACCAACAAACAGCGGCGCGTCCCCGAGGCCCTGGGCTGGGTCACCACCCCCCTCTTCAACTTCAGGCA GGTCCTGACCTGCGGGAGGAAGCTCCTGGGCCTGTGGCCGGCCACCCAGGACAACTCCAGGGCCAGGTCCAGCGCCCCAAACTTCAACCAGCCCGACAGCGTCATCCTGCAG atCGATTTCCCCACCTCGGCCTTCGAGGTGAAGTTCACCAGCCCGCCCGCGGCCGAGCCCGGCCCCAGCTACGACTTCGGCAGCCTGGGGGAGGAGGATCAGCGCCAGCTGCGGGAGGCCatgcaaaaaaaatccctttattg gcTGACGGACGCGGACCGGCAGCGCCTGTGGGAGAAGCGCTGCCACTGCCACGCGTCCCCCGGCGCACTGCCCATGCTGCTGGCCAGTGCCCCCGGCTGGGACTGGGGCTGCCTGCCCGACATCTACGCCCTGCTCAGCCAGTGGAGCTCCATGAGCCACCAGGacgccctggggctgctgcacgCCAC GTTCCCCGACCAGGAGGTGAGGAGGACGGCCGTGCAGTGGATTGACTCCATCTCGGACACGGAGCTGCTGGATTACCTGCCCCAGCTGGTGCAG gcccTGAAGTACGAGTGCTACCTGGACAGCCCCCTGGTGCGCTTCCTCATGAAGAGGGCCATCTGTGACCTGAAGATCACACACTACTTCTtctg GCTGCTGAAGGACGGCCTCAAGGACTCGCAGTTCAGCATCCGGTACCAGTACCTGCTGGCAgcgctgctgtgctgctgcggGAAGGGGCTGCGCGAGGAGTTTGACCGGCAGTGCCTGTTGGTCAGCACgctggccaggctggcacagcaggtCCGGGACGCCGCCCCTTCCGCCCGCCAG GCCATCCTGCGCGAGGGCCTGGAGGACGTGGCTCAGTTCTTCAAGGCCCACGGCTCGTGCCGGCTCCcgctcagccccagcctgctGGTCAAGGGCATCGTGCCCCGG GACTGCTCCTACTTCAACTCCAACGCCGTCCCGCTGAAGCTCTCCTTCCAGAACGTCGATCCGCTCGGGGAGAACATCCGCGTCATCTTCAAG TGTGGCGATGACCTGCGGCAGGACATGCTGACGCTGCAGATGATCCGCATCATGAACAAGATCTgggtgcaggaggggctggacaTGCGCATGGTCATCTTCCGCTGCTTCTCCACCGGCCGTGGGCGAG GCATGGTGGAGATGATCCCCAACGCCGAGACCCTGCGGAAGATCCAGGTGGAGCACGGCGTGACCGGCTCCTTCAAGGACCGGCCGCTGGCGGACTGGCTGCAGAAACACAACCCCGAGGAGGATGAGTACGAGAAG GCCGTGGAAAACTTCATCTACTCCTGCGCCGGCTGCTGCGTGGCCACCTACGTGCTGGGCATCTGCGACAGGCACAACGACAACATCATGCTCAAGACCACGGGCCACATGTTCCACATCGATTTCGGACGGTTCCTGGGCCACGCCCAGATGTTCGGCAACATCAAGAG GGACCGTGCGCCGTTTGTCTTCACCTCGGACATGGCGTATGTCATCAACGGCGGGGACAAACCCTCCAGCCGCTTCCACGACTTCGTGGACCTGTGCTGCCAGGCCTACAACCTGATCCGCAAGCACACCCACCTCTTCCTCAACCTGCTGGGGCTG atGCTGTCCTGCGGCATCCCCGAGCTCTCCGACCTGGAGGACCTCAAGTACGTCTACGACGCGCTGAGGCCGCAGGACTCTGATGCTGATGCCACCACCTACTTCACCAG GTTGATCGAGTCCAGCCTGGGCAGCGTGGCCACCAAGCTCAACTTCTTCATCCACAACCTGGCGCAGATGAAGTTCACGGGCTCGGAGGCGCGGCCCACGCTGTCCTTCGCGCCGCGCACGCACACCCTCAAAACGTCCGGCCGCATCCGCGACGTCTTCCTGTGCCGCCATGAGAGGGTCTTCAACCCCAGCAAGGGCTAC aCCTACGTGGTGAAGGTGCAGAGGGACGGCCCCGGCGATGTCACCTTCGTGCAGCGCACCTTCGAGGAGTTCCAGGAGCTGCACAACAAGCTgcgcctcctcttcccctcctcGCTGCTGCCCAG CTTCCCCAGCAGGTTCGTCATCGGGCGCTCGCGGGGCGAGGCGGTGGCCGAGCGGCGCAAGGAGGAGCTCAACGGCTACATCTGGCACCTGATCCACGCCGCCCCCGAGGTGGCAGAG TGTGACCTCATCTACACCTTCTTccaccccctgccccgggaTGAGAAGGCGGCTGGAACCAACCCGACCCCAAAGCCGGCAG ACGCCACGTGGGCTCGATCCCTGGGCAAGGTCGGCGGCGAGGTGAAACTCTCCATCTCCTACAAGAACAACAAGCTCTTCATCATGGTGATGCACATCCGAGGGCTG CCACCCCTGCAGGACGGCAACGACCCCGACCCCTACGTCAAGACCTACCTGCTGCCcgacccccaaaaaaccaccaagagGAAAACCAAAGTGGCGCGAAAAACCTGCAACCCCACCTACAACGAGATG CTGGTGTACGACGGGATCCCCCGGGGGGACCTGGAGCAGCGGGAGCTGCGGCTGAGCGTGCTGAGCGAGGAAGGATTTTGGGAGAACAtcctgctgggggaggtggGCATTCGCCTCCGCGACCTGGACCTGGCCCAGGagaagatgggctggtttgCCCTGGGCTCCCGCGGCCACGGCACCCTCTGA